Below is a window of Megalopta genalis isolate 19385.01 chromosome 7, iyMegGena1_principal, whole genome shotgun sequence DNA.
ttttttaactgtgaatctaaAACAATTTCTCTGACCTATAGCATTtccatagtatagtatagtatatgtatagtatatccATTTTATActacaaagtgcattttatgcatttcgaGTGCATAAAAGTCTTGTGACTCGTGCAACGGTGTcacaatttttaacaattttatatatctaaactttgataatgtaaaaattatcttggaacctATAGCATTTCCATAGCatagtatagtatatgtatagtatatccattttatattacaaagtgcattttatgcatttcgaGTGCATAAAAGTCTTATGACTCGTGCAACGGTGTcacaatttttaacaattttatatatctaaactttgataatgtaaaaattattttggaacctATAGCATTtccatagtatagtatagtatatgtatagtatatccattttatattacaaagtgcattttatgcatttcgaGTGCATAAAAGTCTTGTGACTCGTGCAACGGTGTcacaatttttaacaattttatatatctaaactttgatcatgtaaaaattatcttggagcatggtgtaacaattttagcggtgtctcggattcaccgctcgagtgcgaagggttaattagTGCTACAGAGAGTTCGCGAATCTAAGCAGAGCTTTCTTTTTCCAGGCACCGTGAACAGATTACCATTCACCGAATATCGAGCGAAAACTAAGGAGGATGATTTCGTAATGTTGGACGAAAGTATAAACGCCGGGGTGTGTGAACAATTGCTCGAGTGATTAGTGTCGTTTAAAGTGCAcgagaaaatctaataatatgTGTCCTAGGCATTCTACGCGAAGACAAGAGCATTAGAAGATTCAGACGTAAGAATCGATTCTAAATCGGTCAGTGACGAGAAGGTAACGCGCGAACGATCTTTGGAGCACGCTAACGAGACGACGCTGGAAAATGTTAATGGAAATGATGCGACGAGATCTTCTATCCCTAGAAACAGTAACTACATTGACGTCGCTATATTTACCGATAACGAGAACATAACTGATGAAAAACTGTCGACACGGgtaaaattttctttttcaatttgCAATGTTACTACCATAAAAATTTCACGTGATCTTTACTACGCGGATAATTggtctattaatttttaaaccaCTCTAAAAAGCTACCCCTATATAGCGATTAACTTTTAATTTCTTTCAAAATTTACAAAACCAGtcttttttaaagattttcCGCGATTTTCATTGGAGAATTAAATTAATCTATTAAATTGGTTTGATAATTCTAGTTTTAGCTAATGCTGCTCCAAAAATGTTAACTAACTTTTACaccaatttattcgaattttcaTTTAGGAGCAGCAGCATGGAATTGGTGCGAGATCCTCGATTCCATTGACCGAAAATATTGATGTCAATATCAGGAAGGAAATTAACAATGGTAACTCGCATATGAAAATGGTAGGAACTTCGGAGAAtcaagaattattcgaagaGTTGGTGAATTACAATAACGAGGACACTATCCAGGAGCGAAAGATGCTCATAGAAGTGAATAGAAATTCTAACTTGATAGCTGCGCCAGGAACAGTGCACAGAGTTGTTTTCGATGTAATGAATAATTGCGTTCTTCCTGTTAGATACGGGTTCAGAGCAAAGAGTACACCGTTCAGATTGTACAATGTTGTGCCGATGTAGTAAGTTGGTAACTTATGTAACTCCTACATTTGATTTTTGATTTTATCTGGATCTATTACGTTAGATTGCTGCAATTGTAAATTATTTCGTTTATGGTAAAATCTTTCAGGAATATAATTAACGAATGAGATAAGTGAATTTGTAGTCTGAAATTCGCATTGCTCTAAGTTTATTTATGATTTGTTACAGTGCGTGGATATATCCTGGCCAAATGAGCAAAGTGGCGGTAGATATAATTATACCTGATAATACTTCACCCGATACTGCCAGCACTGTTACATTGTCTATTCAAGGTACCGAAATAAAGGAAAAATCAGCATACGTATATGTGCAGGGTTCGCTATCAAAGGTAATAATAAATGCAGAATAAAATAAGTTTCTTAGGAACAAtactttattaattttataatctctAATGCACAGTTAACGGATGATGCGAAGCCAAAAATCGAGTATACTTTCAATAACAACTGTGCTGGGAAATTGGATAAGAGCCAATGCTCCAAAACTCGTTGGAGCATGGACCTTCGAATTCAGGACTACGATTCAGGTATAGATCGTACTTCGATAcgagtaaatataaaatataacatagtGATCAAAATTTGAGTAACTTAAGCAGCAATGTAAATGTTTAATATAGGTTTGAAACGTATAATTTCATCAGCAAACGAAGTTTACCCACGTACAGAATTTATTAGTGGTACAAGAACTCTTGTAACGTTTTTCTACTCTGCTACTTGTTGTGACACAACAACTAAAATAACAGCAGTGGACTTACTGGACAATTATAACACTGTTACAATTGATGTTACTGGTAAAACAAGTATACGTATTCCTTAACCAAAGAAGAATCTCTTAAAAAGATGTTTTACATTTTATACGTTATGTTTTTTCAGAGTGGAATAATCTAACTGAAGCACAAGTAGCAGCTATTTCTATGGGAGCGTTGCTTGCTTTGTTACTCATTATTCTTATCATTATATTGATAATATGTTGCATTCGTAGGAGAAAAAGTTTGGATTTGCCTTATTCACAAAGATATGGATCTAGACCACCTGGACAGGCTGAGAGaacaaatttataatttattatttactttattaagCCAAACAAACTTAAATGTGCAATATATGCATATTCGCGAAAATTGACATAAATTGTTCTTGTATCGCATATATCAAGAAATGTACATAAAAGAACTCGTCCATAAATTTTGTACTGTAATTAATATTATGTTTGTAAAATATGCTAACTCTCTCTAATCCTAAGCACATTACATCTTAAGAGAGTGTactacaaaataaaaaatatattcttcATTATATGCGTTGCATttaatagtagtatatataggaTTATTAATTGAAGCGCataacattatttagataccaATAGTTTACAAACAAGAAATGATTGATTATATCTACCCGTGTCGACTTTATATTATGtagttttataatataataatttgataCACATCGAGTACAAATAGCAGTGTAAGCATGATTATGTTAATTGGTGGAAAACAACTTAACATTGTCCACTCGAAGAACTGGTCCTTATAACCCATACACACGACTAATATTTATGTTGAAATGATTAATTAATGGAGAACAATGCTCGCAAACGGTCAAAAAtggaataaaaaaataa
It encodes the following:
- the LOC117229261 gene encoding uncharacterized protein LOC117229261, whose product is MKPRRTRPSCFAVCCLVSIGCFNGFVATVSPITFAKDSEDRWKFFEENVPVDERVRGSSAAQLPAEPEWIASSRSPRIPLFIDSTRDTVLFSTDKCSRYCIANGINRDEDNFHYINIFWSSNIAASENPAGRGDSQLSATESDKWAANNVPRKCQIYLDLDCDAEAGTSANSMRTEAFSAARNEGNPNRPGEPTFQIPVSVSRRRDLSGETRTKFLVEDRADRVVVNVEGNVSNAVLRIPMNVTVPWLGTVVSWTRRGETDGVRIDTNNAPPGEWWIKLTGEDNSKYHFTAEAFPRPTDSTTIEESFVQDPWISGTVNRLPFTEYRAKTKEDDFVMLDESINAGAFYAKTRALEDSDVRIDSKSVSDEKVTRERSLEHANETTLENVNGNDATRSSIPRNSNYIDVAIFTDNENITDEKLSTREQQHGIGARSSIPLTENIDVNIRKEINNGNSHMKMVGTSENQELFEELVNYNNEDTIQERKMLIEVNRNSNLIAAPGTVHRVVFDVMNNCVLPVRYGFRAKSTPFRLYNVVPMYAWIYPGQMSKVAVDIIIPDNTSPDTASTVTLSIQGTEIKEKSAYVYVQGSLSKLTDDAKPKIEYTFNNNCAGKLDKSQCSKTRWSMDLRIQDYDSGLKRIISSANEVYPRTEFISGTRTLVTFFYSATCCDTTTKITAVDLLDNYNTVTIDVTEWNNLTEAQVAAISMGALLALLLIILIIILIICCIRRRKSLDLPYSQRYGSRPPGQAERTNL